From a single Paenibacillus sp. FSL R5-0345 genomic region:
- a CDS encoding peptide-methionine (S)-S-oxide reductase yields the protein MEVVYFAGGCLWGVQAFIKTLPGVKFTEAGRANGTNHTLEGDYDGYAESVKTGFDPTVVTIRELMGYLFEIIDPYSLNKQGQDVGEKYRTGVYSEKLEHLKEAKAFLSERNDYDLIVVEVLPLTNYVRSAEEHQDRLAQCPNDYCHIPEEILSRYK from the coding sequence ATGGAAGTAGTATATTTTGCAGGTGGATGTTTATGGGGAGTACAAGCTTTTATAAAAACTTTACCTGGAGTTAAGTTTACAGAAGCAGGAAGAGCTAATGGAACAAACCATACACTTGAGGGTGATTATGATGGGTACGCCGAATCTGTAAAAACAGGATTTGATCCGACAGTTGTAACGATCAGGGAATTAATGGGGTATTTATTTGAAATCATTGATCCATACAGTTTGAATAAACAAGGACAGGACGTTGGCGAGAAATACAGAACAGGAGTATATAGTGAAAAGCTTGAACACTTAAAAGAGGCGAAGGCGTTTCTTAGTGAGAGAAATGATTATGACCTTATAGTTGTTGAAGTATTACCTCTCACAAACTATGTGAGAAGTGCAGAAGAACATCAAGATAGATTAGCTCAATGTCCAAATGATTATTGTCATATTCCAGAGGAAATATTAAGTAGGTATAAGTAA
- the rsgA gene encoding ribosome small subunit-dependent GTPase A — protein MAFLRPKNNIKGANKKTMMNLITYGYTEIEAIPDGLLPGRVTELRRERFTVMTERGEVTAVLKGAFYHSVETHVDFPCVGDFVLLHFNESGDSLIVTVLPRRSKFSRADYSGHAVGYAKTIREQVVATNFDYVFILTSLNWDFNITRIMRYLTQARQSGGQPVIILTKSDLVEDYNLTLAEVTQSISDVPVHAICSHTGQGLNELDPYLMPGKTVVFLGMSGVGKSSLLNALIEQEVMKVQAIREVDSRGRHTTTHRQLFMLPSGTMLIDTPGMRELGLFDAGEGIRASFTDVEDWFPQCRFADCRHQSEPGCAVLAALADGSLPRERWEHYVAQQHEQKYVQDKTSYLIYKRARNKTIAMSSKQTKKNGGWKK, from the coding sequence GTGGCATTTTTGCGTCCAAAAAACAACATTAAAGGAGCTAACAAAAAAACTATGATGAATTTGATAACCTATGGCTACACAGAAATAGAAGCAATCCCCGACGGATTATTGCCCGGCAGGGTGACGGAGCTTCGACGCGAGCGCTTCACGGTCATGACCGAGCGCGGCGAAGTAACGGCGGTGCTCAAAGGAGCATTCTATCACAGCGTGGAAACACACGTGGATTTTCCGTGCGTAGGTGATTTTGTCTTGCTGCACTTCAACGAGAGCGGAGATTCTCTCATCGTTACGGTATTGCCCCGTCGCTCCAAGTTCTCACGCGCGGATTACTCAGGGCATGCTGTAGGCTATGCCAAAACCATACGGGAACAGGTAGTCGCGACTAATTTTGACTATGTATTTATCCTTACTTCTCTGAATTGGGATTTCAACATTACACGCATCATGCGGTACCTGACACAAGCTAGACAGAGCGGCGGTCAGCCGGTCATCATTCTAACCAAGTCTGATCTCGTTGAAGATTATAATCTCACGCTCGCAGAAGTCACACAAAGCATCTCTGATGTTCCTGTTCACGCGATCTGCAGCCATACTGGCCAGGGGCTGAACGAGCTCGATCCCTACTTGATGCCTGGTAAAACAGTCGTTTTTCTCGGCATGTCCGGCGTCGGTAAATCGTCTCTGCTCAATGCATTGATAGAACAGGAAGTAATGAAAGTTCAGGCGATTCGGGAGGTTGACAGCCGGGGGCGGCATACGACAACGCACCGTCAGCTGTTCATGCTCCCCTCCGGTACGATGCTCATCGACACGCCGGGAATGCGTGAGCTCGGGCTTTTTGATGCAGGCGAAGGCATACGCGCAAGCTTTACCGATGTGGAGGATTGGTTCCCGCAATGCCGGTTTGCAGATTGCCGCCATCAGAGCGAGCCGGGCTGTGCCGTTCTCGCCGCGCTTGCCGACGGTTCGTTGCCGCGTGAACGGTGGGAGCATTATGTTGCCCAGCAGCATGAGCAAAAGTATGTCCAGGATAAAACAAGCTACCTCATCTACAAGAGGGCTCGAAATAAAACGATAGCTATGTCAAGCAAGCAAACGAAGAAAAATGGAGGATGGAAGAAATGA
- a CDS encoding phosphotransferase, which produces MGATNVWDAEWEVNEEQARTLIGRQFPQLSSKQVKRLGWGWDNTVFLIGDEYVFRFPRRTIAVGSIRMEGKLLPKLEAYMTIPYPKPLFYGEVSDEYPAPFLGYAYVPGDFPIGLTEERRALSAETLAKFLRRLHEFPVQAALKCGVQQDHRNLTDIASRKVKLEGFLSKVVEHLSPEESGVIEAYISRLQKDRVEAVNALLHGDLHFKNMLVNENGIVSGIIDWGDLSVGHPACDLSVAYSFLPPYARGVFFETYGGADEETKLLARLIAVYIPILILMQAVDDGNEAIAAEAKSNIMRALSD; this is translated from the coding sequence ATGGGAGCAACGAATGTATGGGATGCGGAGTGGGAGGTTAACGAAGAGCAGGCGCGGACGCTGATCGGCAGACAATTCCCTCAGCTGTCATCGAAGCAAGTGAAGCGATTGGGCTGGGGCTGGGACAATACGGTTTTTCTCATCGGTGACGAGTACGTGTTCCGGTTTCCAAGAAGAACGATTGCAGTTGGCTCGATTCGTATGGAAGGGAAGCTGCTGCCGAAGCTGGAGGCATATATGACCATCCCCTATCCGAAACCGTTGTTTTATGGCGAAGTAAGTGACGAATACCCGGCACCATTTCTTGGCTATGCCTACGTGCCAGGAGATTTCCCAATCGGTTTGACGGAAGAACGCCGGGCTTTATCGGCAGAGACGCTGGCGAAATTTTTGCGGAGATTGCATGAGTTTCCGGTGCAGGCGGCGCTGAAGTGCGGAGTTCAGCAAGATCATCGAAACTTGACGGACATAGCATCGCGCAAAGTGAAATTGGAGGGCTTTCTATCGAAGGTGGTTGAACACTTGTCGCCGGAGGAGTCCGGTGTGATCGAAGCGTATATTAGCAGGCTGCAAAAGGACCGTGTCGAGGCGGTGAATGCACTGCTACATGGCGATCTTCATTTCAAAAATATGCTTGTGAATGAGAACGGGATCGTTTCCGGCATCATTGATTGGGGCGATCTGAGCGTAGGCCATCCGGCTTGCGATTTGAGCGTTGCTTATAGCTTTTTACCACCTTACGCTCGTGGCGTGTTTTTCGAAACGTACGGAGGAGCGGACGAGGAAACGAAGCTGCTGGCGCGGCTGATCGCGGTATACATCCCCATACTGATCTTAATGCAAGCGGTCGATGACGGGAATGAAGCCATTGCGGCAGAGGCGAAATCCAACATCATGCGGGCACTGTCGGATTAG
- a CDS encoding VOC family protein has protein sequence MNEEVIEKKEKSRIILAKPIQVRLVSDLQKSQFYYRDCLGCSVDDWGHAERDEVSFILQQAVSSEDVKPNVVSAKRPNYPTEWIGPDYGWDTFLHIGWEELDQFVEEVRVNGGNIGIEPFTGAHGDWEFKNAHILDPDGYNIVLGAMRKIK, from the coding sequence GTGAATGAAGAAGTAATTGAAAAGAAAGAAAAGTCCAGAATAATACTGGCAAAACCGATTCAGGTTCGTCTAGTTTCCGACCTGCAGAAATCGCAGTTCTATTACCGTGATTGCCTCGGATGTTCTGTGGATGATTGGGGACATGCGGAACGCGATGAAGTGTCCTTCATACTTCAGCAAGCTGTTTCAAGCGAGGATGTAAAACCAAATGTCGTCTCTGCAAAGCGCCCGAATTATCCTACAGAATGGATAGGTCCTGACTACGGCTGGGACACTTTCCTGCACATCGGTTGGGAGGAACTAGACCAATTTGTCGAAGAAGTGCGTGTGAATGGTGGCAATATCGGAATAGAACCGTTTACGGGAGCACACGGCGATTGGGAATTTAAGAATGCCCATATCCTTGATCCTGACGGATACAATATTGTTCTAGGTGCAATGCGAAAGATTAAGTAA
- a CDS encoding GNAT family N-acetyltransferase — MKMKFNDYFETIPHLKTDRLILRAFCSDDIETYLRIIHDPQVQQFLGGGVSLFNKEPHISNWLNNVNGRLLKTKTVFTWCVELKRENKVIGRIDLGGFVKKSMAEISYYFSPEYWGMGFATEAVKEVTRFGFDDLRLHRMQAMVMSENIPSLKVLKKAGFTEEGVLKKYLFGKEFHDTVMLAVVREQNLN, encoded by the coding sequence ATGAAAATGAAATTTAACGATTATTTTGAAACAATCCCGCATCTTAAAACCGACAGATTAATATTACGTGCATTCTGCAGCGATGATATAGAAACCTATTTAAGAATTATCCACGATCCACAGGTACAGCAGTTCTTAGGCGGAGGAGTTAGCCTTTTCAACAAAGAACCGCATATATCAAATTGGTTGAACAATGTAAATGGTAGGCTTCTTAAAACAAAAACAGTATTTACATGGTGTGTGGAGCTTAAAAGAGAAAATAAGGTAATAGGAAGAATTGATCTAGGTGGGTTTGTAAAAAAATCAATGGCTGAGATATCCTACTATTTCTCTCCAGAATATTGGGGAATGGGATTTGCAACGGAAGCTGTGAAGGAAGTAACCCGTTTTGGATTCGACGATTTAAGATTGCATAGAATGCAGGCAATGGTTATGTCGGAAAATATACCTTCATTAAAAGTATTGAAAAAGGCGGGATTTACTGAGGAAGGAGTACTTAAAAAATATTTATTTGGTAAGGAATTTCATGACACTGTTATGCTGGCAGTGGTTCGTGAGCAAAATTTGAATTAA
- a CDS encoding RidA family protein: protein MIKRLSTPFSYSSAVAVGDCVFLGLHRGFGQSFTEQIHNTFSHLKETLNQLDVSLDNLVKVNVYLKYIKDLPEMEQVFYEYFEKDKFPARMTSTTEFIDSDCLMMIDGIAYKG, encoded by the coding sequence ATGATAAAACGACTTTCAACACCATTTAGTTATTCCTCTGCTGTTGCGGTTGGTGATTGTGTGTTTCTCGGATTACATCGGGGTTTTGGACAGAGTTTTACAGAACAAATCCACAATACTTTCTCACACTTAAAAGAGACTCTTAATCAACTTGATGTATCACTGGATAATCTTGTTAAAGTGAATGTATACCTAAAATACATTAAGGACTTACCTGAAATGGAACAGGTATTTTACGAGTATTTTGAAAAGGATAAGTTCCCTGCTAGGATGACATCTACAACAGAGTTCATTGACTCTGATTGTCTTATGATGATTGACGGAATAGCCTACAAAGGTTGA
- a CDS encoding DUF6678 family protein: MGYELDFKKRVHEVITQKQLCSVMNDTKWGNLQSDVINKLPFTPPYQAKYVLDDVLYPENFETDVWYLGDWIEGLSPFFSVEWIRVRPRYQKQKGNLLPPELIDISKKFLSILHELRIPYREENNTFFIYGYISNTSHFSKVII, from the coding sequence GTGGGTTATGAACTGGATTTTAAAAAAAGGGTACATGAAGTTATTACACAGAAACAATTATGTTCAGTTATGAATGACACTAAGTGGGGAAACTTACAAAGTGATGTAATAAATAAACTCCCTTTTACCCCGCCATATCAAGCTAAGTATGTACTAGATGATGTACTTTATCCAGAGAACTTTGAAACCGACGTCTGGTATTTAGGGGATTGGATAGAAGGACTTTCACCTTTTTTTTCCGTAGAATGGATACGGGTTAGACCAAGGTATCAGAAGCAGAAGGGGAATCTGCTTCCTCCTGAATTAATTGACATAAGTAAAAAATTTCTTTCGATTTTACATGAATTAAGAATTCCGTATAGAGAAGAAAACAATACATTTTTCATTTATGGATACATTTCAAATACTTCTCACTTTTCAAAGGTAATCATTTAA
- a CDS encoding DUF1569 domain-containing protein, with protein MKNIYNELHTAEILNRIENLSPNSKPQWGTMNVAQMLAHCSAFQDIALGNSFPPRYWLGRLIGRFVNSIFYNDKPVPHNMSTIPTILILDERDFMTEKEELKQKILTFQSNGPEKCSSHPHPFFGKFTPEQWGKGIYKHLDHHLRQFGA; from the coding sequence ATGAAAAATATATATAATGAATTGCATACAGCGGAAATACTGAATCGTATCGAGAATTTGAGTCCAAATTCAAAACCACAATGGGGAACAATGAATGTTGCTCAAATGTTGGCTCACTGCTCAGCATTTCAAGACATCGCATTAGGAAATTCCTTTCCCCCCAGATATTGGCTAGGAAGGCTAATAGGAAGGTTTGTGAATTCTATTTTCTATAATGACAAGCCGGTACCACATAATATGTCAACAATACCGACCATACTTATTTTAGATGAAAGAGACTTTATGACAGAAAAAGAAGAACTGAAACAAAAGATTTTAACTTTCCAAAGTAACGGTCCAGAGAAATGTTCGTCCCATCCTCATCCTTTTTTTGGAAAGTTCACTCCTGAGCAATGGGGTAAAGGGATTTATAAACATCTAGACCATCATTTAAGACAATTTGGTGCTTAG
- a CDS encoding DUF3238 domain-containing protein: MAVNFNIRLVTFIPHDKVYSPVQYGLPAYVVSFKGDNRGFDKNTANTENFRTAQQINVQFTNTGGSWTSFKNIGTTTAYHFNNTTLTTTTHTAKASDAGLTVTRTDASLRGSSSDNMKFVCSCSVGNPFIPNPDVFNGNIDYEFTLYVYKNGIISIQGSHDGFPAYEVYTEANSGGYQNIYLFDPRDHGKNQLSLLPPMDITGVYNSRQIL, from the coding sequence ATGGCAGTTAACTTTAACATTCGATTGGTAACATTTATCCCTCATGACAAAGTATATTCTCCAGTACAGTATGGTTTACCCGCCTACGTTGTATCATTTAAAGGAGATAATCGAGGTTTTGACAAGAATACTGCAAACACCGAAAACTTTCGTACCGCACAGCAGATAAATGTACAATTTACGAATACTGGTGGAAGCTGGACCTCCTTTAAGAATATCGGAACAACTACTGCATATCACTTTAATAATACGACTTTAACCACAACGACTCACACTGCAAAAGCTTCTGATGCAGGTTTGACTGTCACGCGAACCGATGCAAGCTTGAGAGGTAGTAGTAGCGATAACATGAAGTTTGTTTGCTCATGTAGTGTAGGCAATCCCTTCATTCCAAATCCAGATGTCTTTAACGGTAACATTGATTATGAATTTACTCTCTACGTTTATAAAAATGGCATCATCTCAATTCAGGGAAGCCACGATGGTTTCCCAGCTTACGAAGTGTATACTGAGGCCAATTCAGGCGGTTACCAAAATATATATCTTTTCGATCCCCGTGATCACGGAAAAAATCAGCTCTCCTTGTTGCCGCCAATGGATATTACTGGTGTATACAACTCTCGACAAATCTTATAA
- a CDS encoding aminoglycoside phosphotransferase family protein, which produces MNINFETLIYTLSRQFKKDIISADCQTMPLQGGTVGNVHLVNGIAQTADGEKTPYRIVLKIQKKWERYNDPDSWRREYDLYMSDLGTTFSDTFRWPTCYHAEMNDEENEFQLWLEYIDGVTGLDLTGDMYEQAALELGRYQGKLYAEKPAVLQNLTNLSHVDFMKNTYLHYRSWPVVYNYIRSEDCEFPHHIRQMLIDIDEHTDEILARIEQLPLVLCHRDFWVTNLIYADGKISLIDWDTCGWGYLGEDLASLIADEADIDHMVEHYQLCIPAYYKGFSEYVDACHVDDHCVYELILLVFGYRFVEWYLHTEDDDEKTKCLHTLQKIHELKTSPVQG; this is translated from the coding sequence ATGAATATTAACTTTGAAACGCTGATCTATACCTTAAGCCGACAGTTCAAGAAGGATATAATCTCGGCTGACTGCCAAACCATGCCATTACAGGGCGGAACTGTGGGAAATGTGCACCTGGTAAATGGGATCGCCCAAACCGCGGATGGTGAAAAAACGCCGTATCGTATCGTGCTGAAAATCCAGAAGAAATGGGAACGTTACAACGATCCGGATTCCTGGCGCCGGGAATATGATCTCTATATGTCTGACTTGGGAACGACGTTCTCGGATACCTTCCGCTGGCCAACATGTTACCATGCGGAGATGAATGACGAAGAAAATGAATTCCAGCTGTGGCTGGAATATATCGATGGCGTAACTGGTTTAGACTTAACCGGTGACATGTATGAACAGGCCGCGCTAGAGTTAGGACGCTATCAAGGCAAGCTGTATGCGGAGAAGCCCGCTGTGCTGCAGAACCTGACCAACCTGAGCCATGTGGATTTCATGAAAAATACGTATCTGCATTACCGGTCGTGGCCAGTTGTCTACAATTATATACGCTCGGAGGACTGTGAATTCCCGCACCACATACGGCAAATGCTCATCGACATCGATGAGCACACAGATGAGATACTCGCCCGCATCGAGCAATTGCCCCTAGTGCTATGCCACCGGGACTTCTGGGTGACCAACCTGATCTATGCCGACGGGAAAATCTCGCTTATCGACTGGGATACATGCGGCTGGGGCTACCTGGGTGAGGATCTCGCAAGCCTGATTGCGGATGAAGCAGATATCGATCACATGGTCGAACACTACCAGCTATGTATCCCTGCCTATTACAAAGGCTTTTCGGAGTATGTGGATGCATGCCATGTCGACGATCATTGCGTCTATGAGCTGATCCTTCTCGTATTCGGGTACAGATTTGTGGAGTGGTATCTCCACACAGAGGATGATGACGAGAAAACCAAGTGTCTTCATACGCTCCAAAAAATCCATGAATTGAAGACCAGCCCTGTGCAGGGTTGA
- a CDS encoding GNAT family N-acetyltransferase, translating to MIEENVKIIELNAENWYDCCKLEVSTEQNEYMEPNAISIAQSKFEPTLKPYAIYFRDIVVGFLMYNSVQEELDGYWVYRIMVDKKFQGKGIGKAATKLMISEMVKLPNSKKIVVGYHPENLGAHNLYSSLGFIDNGDRFGKEMAVIKNITE from the coding sequence ATGATTGAAGAAAATGTGAAAATCATAGAATTAAATGCAGAAAACTGGTACGACTGTTGTAAATTAGAGGTATCAACAGAACAAAATGAATACATGGAACCCAATGCCATATCAATAGCTCAGTCAAAGTTTGAGCCTACTTTAAAGCCATACGCTATTTATTTTAGAGACATAGTGGTTGGTTTTTTAATGTACAATTCTGTTCAAGAAGAACTTGATGGTTATTGGGTTTATAGAATAATGGTGGATAAGAAATTCCAAGGCAAGGGTATAGGTAAAGCTGCAACTAAGTTAATGATTTCAGAGATGGTTAAATTACCGAATTCGAAAAAAATTGTTGTTGGTTATCATCCTGAAAATTTGGGAGCACATAATTTATACTCGAGTTTGGGATTTATTGATAATGGTGATAGGTTCGGTAAGGAAATGGCAGTTATTAAAAATATAACCGAGTGA
- a CDS encoding phosphotransferase enzyme family protein, whose product MNPTIEAFFTDKIVVEAAKRYGFMPEELILLGKNQNFTYGSKNKARNLIIRIIHESHRTLELIHGELEWIQYLAKNGVPVSTPVKSSNGELIEKMDGFFVVAFQKGLGASWSDEISQYEEFNKLGEIAGRMHALAKKYVPSTDEITRYGWHENSYLQEFITYIPSSQSLVIAHFKSLMQSIHKLSRDSENFGLIHGDFCFGNYTVQPNGSITVFDFDECQYGWFTQDISVNLFYGIAVPSPDEDVPTFVNRYLTSFLEGYEKENTIDIRLLRDLPLFMNLRQAILYSALYRNGNIEALDGWSREFLKRARYNMENNISLVEPDDILNFIN is encoded by the coding sequence ATGAATCCAACAATTGAAGCCTTTTTTACGGATAAGATTGTAGTTGAAGCAGCAAAAAGGTATGGGTTCATGCCTGAAGAGTTAATTTTATTGGGGAAGAATCAAAACTTTACCTATGGAAGTAAAAACAAAGCACGTAATCTCATCATTCGGATAATACATGAATCTCACAGGACGCTGGAGCTTATACATGGTGAATTAGAATGGATACAATATCTTGCGAAAAACGGTGTTCCAGTATCCACTCCAGTGAAATCAAGTAACGGCGAGCTAATTGAAAAGATGGATGGTTTTTTTGTTGTAGCATTCCAAAAAGGACTTGGTGCCTCATGGAGTGATGAGATATCTCAATATGAAGAGTTTAATAAATTGGGAGAAATTGCAGGGAGAATGCACGCACTAGCTAAAAAATATGTTCCTAGTACAGACGAGATAACACGATACGGCTGGCACGAAAATAGTTATCTTCAAGAATTCATAACTTATATTCCTTCTTCCCAGAGCCTTGTAATCGCTCATTTTAAATCCTTGATGCAGAGTATCCATAAATTATCACGTGATAGTGAAAATTTCGGACTTATTCATGGTGATTTTTGCTTTGGTAACTATACAGTTCAACCAAATGGAAGCATCACGGTATTTGACTTTGATGAATGTCAATACGGATGGTTCACGCAAGATATTTCTGTTAATTTATTCTATGGTATTGCAGTGCCTAGTCCTGATGAAGATGTTCCAACTTTTGTGAACAGGTATCTAACTTCGTTCTTGGAAGGTTACGAAAAGGAAAATACGATTGATATAAGATTGTTAAGAGACTTACCACTATTTATGAATTTGAGACAAGCAATCCTTTATTCAGCTCTCTATCGAAACGGAAATATTGAAGCACTCGATGGTTGGTCTAGGGAGTTCTTAAAGCGTGCCCGATATAATATGGAAAACAATATTTCACTGGTTGAACCCGATGATATTTTGAATTTTATAAATTAA